Proteins encoded in a region of the Oscillospiraceae bacterium MB24-C1 genome:
- a CDS encoding LegC family aminotransferase, with product MKTKVSPSEFVFALKNVLKKDDCPIALHEPLFAGNEWNYVKDCLDSGYVSSVGGYVDKFEKNLANYTGSKFAIAVVSGTAAMHLCLKLAGVGQGDEVLAPTLTFIATANAVCHCGAVPHFIDCSAESLGVNPEKLYAYLKEITIKKDGFCYNKLTMRPIKAVVVMHTFGHPADLEPLLEVCQMFRLQLIEDAAESLGSYYKNRHTGNFGTLSAMSFNGNKIVTTGGGGAILTNDEALAKSAKHISTTAKLPHRWAFVHDRVGYNYRMPNINAALGCAQLEQLDHFVRSKRALAGKYRLAFENMHGITFFQEPAYAKSNYWLNACILSEENALMRDEILAQTNDAGLMTRPAWVLMHKLPPFQDCPHMDLSTAESLEQRIINIPSSACLGEA from the coding sequence ATGAAAACAAAGGTCAGCCCATCAGAGTTTGTTTTTGCTTTAAAAAACGTTCTAAAAAAGGACGACTGCCCAATCGCCCTGCACGAGCCGCTTTTTGCCGGGAATGAATGGAACTATGTTAAAGACTGTTTAGATTCGGGATATGTATCCTCCGTCGGGGGCTATGTTGATAAATTTGAAAAAAATTTGGCCAACTATACCGGATCCAAATTTGCAATCGCCGTTGTGAGCGGGACCGCCGCCATGCATCTGTGTCTTAAACTGGCGGGCGTGGGGCAAGGGGATGAGGTGTTGGCTCCGACGCTGACCTTTATTGCAACAGCAAACGCCGTCTGCCATTGTGGGGCGGTGCCGCATTTTATAGACTGTTCGGCCGAGAGCCTTGGCGTAAACCCTGAAAAATTATACGCCTATCTCAAAGAAATAACCATTAAAAAGGACGGGTTTTGCTATAACAAATTGACGATGCGCCCTATTAAAGCTGTGGTTGTCATGCACACCTTTGGGCATCCGGCCGATCTGGAACCACTTTTAGAGGTTTGCCAGATGTTTAGGCTCCAACTGATTGAGGATGCAGCGGAATCGCTGGGTTCCTACTATAAAAACAGACACACCGGAAATTTTGGAACATTATCTGCGATGAGTTTTAACGGCAATAAAATTGTTACGACCGGTGGCGGGGGCGCAATATTGACAAACGACGAGGCCCTTGCAAAGTCGGCAAAGCATATTAGCACGACCGCCAAGCTGCCGCACCGATGGGCCTTTGTACATGATCGGGTGGGCTATAATTATCGAATGCCTAATATCAACGCGGCTTTGGGCTGTGCGCAATTGGAGCAGCTTGACCACTTTGTCCGCAGCAAACGGGCTTTGGCGGGAAAATATCGACTGGCCTTTGAAAATATGCATGGCATCACCTTTTTTCAGGAGCCGGCCTACGCTAAGAGCAACTATTGGCTGAACGCCTGCATTCTCAGCGAAGAAAATGCCTTGATGCGGGATGAAATTCTTGCGCAGACGAACGATGCGGGGCTGATGACCCGCCCGGCTTGGGTTTTGATGCATAAGCTGCCTCCGTTTCAGGATTGCCCACATATGGATCTTTCAACGGCGGAAAGTCTGGAGCAGCGCATCATTAATATACCGAGCAGCGCTTGCCTAGGAGAGGCGTAG
- a CDS encoding glucosamine-6-phosphate deaminase, with protein sequence MRYMTVDKLQVFITESRKEMGQFAGQDAACMLKLILQEKETVNVMFAAAPSQNDVLEELIRDTDIDWTRVNAFHLDEYIGLSADAPQGFGNFLRKKIFSRCPFRAVYYIDPVTVDPQEEALRYEQLLKENPIDICILGVGENGHMAFNDPGEADFEDPHLVRIVHLDERCRQQQVNDNCFKTIDEVPKVALTVTIPGLLRAKMILCVVPTVNKAEAIAKMLTGPVTTQCPASVLTRKQCARLYLDSEAASHLA encoded by the coding sequence ATGAGATATATGACAGTAGACAAGCTGCAGGTTTTTATTACAGAAAGCCGAAAAGAGATGGGGCAGTTTGCCGGACAGGATGCTGCTTGCATGTTGAAGCTGATTCTTCAGGAAAAGGAAACAGTAAACGTGATGTTTGCGGCTGCACCTTCTCAAAATGATGTTTTGGAGGAGCTGATTCGGGATACGGACATTGATTGGACAAGGGTTAACGCATTTCATTTGGATGAATATATCGGTCTTAGTGCGGATGCACCCCAAGGCTTTGGAAACTTTTTACGAAAGAAAATTTTCAGCAGATGTCCTTTCCGCGCCGTGTACTATATAGACCCCGTAACGGTAGATCCGCAAGAAGAGGCGCTGCGGTATGAACAGCTTTTGAAGGAAAACCCCATCGATATATGCATTCTTGGCGTGGGCGAAAATGGGCATATGGCATTTAACGATCCGGGTGAAGCGGATTTTGAAGATCCGCATCTGGTTCGCATTGTACATCTTGACGAGCGCTGCCGTCAGCAGCAGGTAAATGACAATTGCTTCAAAACCATTGATGAAGTACCCAAAGTTGCCCTTACAGTCACCATTCCAGGGTTGCTGCGTGCAAAAATGATACTTTGTGTGGTTCCTACGGTGAACAAGGCAGAAGCAATTGCTAAAATGCTGACCGGCCCTGTAACAACACAGTGCCCTGCATCCGTGCTGACGCGCAAGCAATGTGCCCGCCTTTATTTGGATTCGGAAGCGGCCAGCCATTTGGCCTGA
- a CDS encoding cupin domain-containing protein, translating into MQLVRNAAQAAANEDGLLFFPQECETIAVNRVEIASREHTQMAIHDDEEEIYIITQGTGNVFLNDVRYPVQTGDVVYVPRNTTHWVENVGSIALIYLCVANWPDKNK; encoded by the coding sequence ATGCAACTTGTAAGAAATGCCGCGCAAGCTGCGGCAAATGAGGATGGGCTGCTCTTCTTTCCGCAAGAGTGTGAAACCATTGCGGTGAATCGCGTGGAGATCGCAAGCAGAGAACATACACAAATGGCGATTCATGACGATGAGGAAGAGATCTATATTATTACGCAGGGAACAGGTAACGTATTTTTAAACGATGTGAGATATCCTGTGCAAACGGGTGACGTTGTTTATGTTCCCCGCAACACGACACATTGGGTGGAAAATGTAGGTTCAATCGCGCTGATTTATCTGTGTGTGGCAAACTGGCCAGATAAAAACAAATAG
- a CDS encoding TRAP transporter large permease codes for MVILLFTFIILLALNVPIAFVVGLSGLSFILTTDAIPFSVAVQRVVAQTQSYSFLAVPFFIFAGNLMNETGITKYLLRLAKLVTHKMYGGLAQVNILMSTMMGGISGSACADASMEARIIGEDMIRAGYPKGYTCAATCFSSLVTATIPPSLGLILFGYIGSVSIGRLFAAGIVPGALMAIGMMITVAITAKRHRYEPPVENQKAPSKEEVMHTIKESMWALFFPIILLVGIRMGVFTASEAGAFAVVYALFVGKFIYKELTWERFKTSLRNACMDTGVILLIVCLSGIFSYAITYVKAPVKISNAVLGITTNPAMLQILIMLLIFVMGLFLDSDVNTLLLTPIFLPIVQAAGVDPVHFGVMMATILTLGVMTPPVGTACYIVCGILQCPIEEYVKASIPFIISILIVFGILVFFPNVVLFLPNLIFG; via the coding sequence ATGGTAATTTTACTGTTCACATTTATTATTCTTTTGGCGTTGAACGTGCCGATTGCTTTTGTGGTGGGATTGTCCGGGCTGTCGTTTATTTTGACAACCGATGCTATTCCCTTTTCGGTGGCGGTGCAACGCGTAGTAGCACAAACACAATCCTATAGCTTTTTAGCGGTTCCGTTTTTTATTTTTGCAGGTAACCTGATGAATGAAACGGGAATCACCAAATATCTGCTGCGGCTGGCGAAGTTGGTAACCCATAAAATGTACGGTGGGTTGGCCCAGGTAAACATTTTGATGAGTACCATGATGGGAGGCATTTCTGGTTCTGCTTGTGCAGACGCCTCCATGGAGGCTCGCATCATTGGTGAAGATATGATCCGCGCTGGTTACCCGAAGGGTTATACCTGTGCTGCAACGTGCTTTTCTTCCTTGGTCACTGCCACGATCCCGCCTAGCCTAGGGTTGATTTTATTTGGCTATATTGGCAGCGTTTCCATTGGCCGTTTGTTTGCGGCAGGCATTGTTCCCGGCGCACTAATGGCAATAGGGATGATGATCACGGTGGCAATCACAGCAAAGCGTCACCGCTATGAGCCGCCAGTAGAAAATCAGAAAGCACCGAGCAAAGAGGAAGTCATGCATACCATAAAAGAATCGATGTGGGCGTTGTTCTTCCCCATCATTTTGCTTGTCGGCATTCGTATGGGCGTGTTTACAGCTTCTGAAGCGGGTGCGTTTGCTGTGGTGTATGCATTGTTCGTAGGCAAGTTTATATATAAAGAACTTACATGGGAGCGCTTTAAAACTTCTTTGCGAAATGCCTGCATGGATACTGGCGTTATTTTGCTGATCGTTTGCTTATCGGGTATTTTCTCCTATGCGATTACATATGTAAAAGCACCTGTTAAAATTTCAAATGCAGTTCTTGGAATTACCACCAATCCCGCAATGCTGCAAATTTTAATTATGCTATTGATCTTTGTGATGGGACTTTTTCTGGACAGTGATGTCAACACTCTGCTACTGACCCCTATTTTCCTACCGATCGTACAAGCTGCAGGCGTTGATCCGGTTCACTTCGGCGTAATGATGGCAACCATATTAACCTTGGGCGTTATGACACCGCCGGTTGGAACGGCCTGCTATATTGTGTGTGGCATCTTGCAATGCCCCATTGAAGAGTATGTTAAAGCGTCGATTCCATTTATTATTTCGATTTTGATAGTATTCGGGATTTTGGTGTTCTTCCCCAACGTTGTGCTATTCCTGCCAAACCTGATTTTTGGCTGA
- a CDS encoding DUF4183 domain-containing protein: MPPNNFPLVFCYLTDKNGNIISPYQPNAVDFSEASCPNNRAAIKVKSPAGDATTKQLVAISIKGFVAVCSDAGILSVPLPFCIVKYLFLCAPNGSDLCFALNCFTCRAVPVFSKGQNRADHIKITINIDATVYAKAKTCFMVPILDNSQEIFDQIYISADRVYDSVRFHSKACLLHSNILRYTEIYQYNAISDGHQRIYTNADEQKTYGHRGILSPQEVSYYNLFINGVLQPKTNYVLTKGRLELKTTDLPLRGQVVMITFVTFINLDNKIQQVTNLLYNAVSDGVKRVFTDEDMIKEYGSDGIPAPCKVSYYNLYINGVLQPKINYTVKKGALRLNTEDIPLKGQIITLESLIIKVPCSGVIKVKTYQYNAYSKAKKIFTNKDGIPEYDDAQIINPAYSSYQNLFVNSIIQPEISYFVDKGCICLKTEDTPIEKAPVSLQYVNENSEFPFGDCLVSNLALSKWNEQHNTKEPRSD; encoded by the coding sequence ATGCCACCAAACAATTTCCCCTTAGTTTTCTGTTACTTAACCGATAAAAACGGAAATATTATAAGCCCATATCAGCCAAACGCTGTTGATTTTTCAGAGGCTTCCTGCCCTAACAATCGCGCCGCAATAAAAGTTAAATCGCCAGCCGGCGACGCGACCACCAAACAGCTTGTGGCCATCTCTATCAAAGGGTTTGTCGCTGTCTGCTCCGACGCGGGCATTCTGTCTGTGCCGCTCCCGTTTTGTATTGTCAAATACCTCTTTCTTTGCGCGCCCAATGGGTCAGACTTATGCTTTGCGTTGAATTGTTTTACCTGCCGCGCGGTTCCGGTCTTCAGCAAAGGGCAGAATCGTGCCGATCACATCAAAATTACAATAAATATTGATGCAACCGTTTATGCAAAGGCAAAAACCTGCTTCATGGTACCGATACTAGATAATTCGCAGGAGATTTTTGACCAAATATACATCAGCGCAGACAGAGTTTATGATTCAGTAAGATTCCATTCCAAGGCCTGCCTTTTACACAGCAACATACTGCGTTATACTGAAATCTATCAATATAATGCCATTTCTGATGGACACCAGCGCATTTATACCAACGCCGACGAGCAAAAGACATATGGACATCGCGGCATTCTTTCACCGCAAGAAGTATCGTACTATAACCTTTTTATCAACGGCGTGCTGCAACCCAAAACAAACTATGTGTTAACAAAAGGCCGTCTGGAGCTGAAAACAACCGACCTGCCCTTGCGCGGTCAAGTCGTGATGATAACCTTTGTGACCTTTATAAATCTAGATAACAAAATTCAGCAGGTGACCAACTTGCTATATAACGCTGTATCCGACGGCGTAAAAAGGGTCTTTACTGATGAGGATATGATAAAAGAATATGGCAGTGACGGCATCCCCGCCCCTTGTAAAGTCTCTTATTATAACCTGTACATCAACGGGGTCTTGCAGCCCAAAATAAATTACACAGTGAAAAAAGGTGCTTTAAGACTTAACACAGAGGATATTCCCCTGAAAGGCCAAATAATTACGTTGGAATCGCTGATCATTAAAGTCCCCTGTTCAGGTGTTATAAAGGTAAAAACCTATCAATACAATGCTTATTCCAAAGCAAAAAAAATCTTTACCAACAAAGACGGCATACCCGAATATGATGATGCACAAATAATTAACCCCGCGTACAGCTCCTATCAAAATTTGTTTGTGAACAGTATCATTCAGCCGGAAATCAGCTATTTCGTAGATAAAGGTTGTATCTGCCTCAAAACAGAAGATACCCCCATAGAAAAAGCGCCTGTCTCGTTGCAATATGTCAACGAGAATTCGGAGTTTCCCTTTGGAGACTGCCTTGTTTCAAATCTGGCACTTTCAAAATGGAATGAACAACACAATACCAAAGAGCCAAGAAGCGACTAA
- a CDS encoding alpha/beta hydrolase, protein MLTISQNIILNETLQTFQVGAASIHARVVDKKEDGKTAIYIHGGGSGGNHTMLLRPAKWMIEKGLFSKMILPDRRGEGLSSPLTNKLTIKDHALDMKGLLDALGIKEKVTAIGLSYGGPIALTLASIDHRIDEVILMASSPSLDEAKGFSGFLYSHNMLEPVVKIFYKLNLGKKELRYPNFENVYDVESEKDLIKLFTDAIKQTDKKMYESLIFQNASTLDKNNSSITKDISLDIPIYQVIGEQDEIWETDISSYKKRFPNLISTKISGANHKASLIRASEFYEAFLKIYRMEDITT, encoded by the coding sequence ATGTTAACGATATCACAGAATATAATATTGAATGAAACTCTGCAGACTTTCCAAGTGGGCGCAGCGTCTATTCATGCAAGAGTAGTTGACAAGAAAGAAGATGGCAAAACAGCTATATACATCCATGGCGGCGGGTCGGGAGGAAACCATACAATGCTTTTAAGACCTGCCAAGTGGATGATCGAAAAGGGCTTGTTTTCAAAAATGATTTTACCTGACCGGAGAGGTGAGGGTTTGAGCAGCCCTCTTACAAATAAGCTTACGATTAAAGATCATGCTTTAGATATGAAAGGTTTGCTTGATGCATTAGGTATTAAAGAAAAAGTAACAGCCATTGGGCTATCTTATGGGGGACCAATAGCCCTTACGCTGGCTAGCATTGATCATCGTATCGATGAAGTAATATTGATGGCATCTTCGCCTTCTTTAGATGAGGCAAAGGGCTTTAGCGGTTTTCTATACAGCCACAACATGTTAGAGCCTGTTGTTAAAATCTTTTACAAGCTAAATTTAGGAAAGAAGGAACTAAGATATCCAAATTTCGAGAATGTTTATGATGTAGAAAGCGAAAAAGACCTAATCAAGCTTTTCACTGATGCAATTAAACAGACTGATAAAAAAATGTATGAAAGTCTTATATTCCAGAATGCATCAACACTTGATAAAAATAATAGCAGCATTACGAAGGATATATCGCTTGATATTCCAATTTACCAAGTGATTGGTGAACAGGATGAAATTTGGGAAACAGATATTTCTTCCTATAAAAAACGGTTTCCAAATCTTATTAGTACAAAGATATCCGGGGCAAATCATAAAGCCAGCCTCATTAGGGCGAGTGAGTTTTATGAGGCATTTTTAAAAATATACAGAATGGAAGATATAACTACTTAG
- a CDS encoding glucosamine-6-phosphate deaminase yields MKIYVDLNTNQMGERAAQITAQELNRAIEQQGHARLLLSTGASQFEMLEALVKKNVRWDKVTMFHLDEYVDLPVQHPASFRKYLQERFVDKVHPGAYHFVNGEGDVKANIAALTNELRSAPIDVALIGIGENGHIAFNDPPADFENREAYIIVNLDERCKRQQMGEGWFATLDEVPNQAVTMTPWQIMQSRVILSVVPGKRKAEAIQKMLEAPATTVMVPATKLREHENCVLFLDEGSASEVDPKYLP; encoded by the coding sequence ATGAAAATTTATGTAGATCTCAATACTAATCAAATGGGGGAGCGTGCGGCGCAGATTACTGCGCAGGAATTGAACCGTGCAATTGAGCAACAAGGGCATGCACGATTGCTGCTCTCTACTGGCGCATCCCAGTTTGAAATGCTGGAAGCGCTAGTGAAAAAAAATGTTCGCTGGGATAAGGTCACTATGTTTCATCTAGATGAATATGTGGACCTTCCGGTACAGCATCCTGCAAGCTTTCGTAAATATCTGCAAGAGCGCTTTGTCGACAAGGTACACCCCGGTGCATATCACTTTGTAAATGGGGAAGGAGATGTTAAGGCCAATATTGCGGCGCTTACCAACGAACTGCGCAGCGCGCCCATTGATGTGGCGTTGATCGGTATTGGCGAAAATGGGCACATCGCCTTCAATGACCCTCCGGCAGATTTTGAAAATCGTGAAGCTTACATCATTGTTAATCTGGACGAGCGGTGCAAGCGTCAGCAGATGGGCGAAGGCTGGTTTGCTACCCTGGATGAAGTGCCCAATCAGGCAGTGACAATGACGCCCTGGCAGATCATGCAAAGCCGTGTCATTTTGTCTGTTGTGCCAGGTAAGCGCAAAGCAGAGGCGATTCAAAAAATGCTGGAGGCCCCGGCAACTACGGTAATGGTTCCGGCAACAAAGCTACGCGAACATGAAAACTGTGTTCTGTTCCTGGATGAGGGCTCTGCCTCTGAGGTTGATCCAAAATATTTACCATAA
- the neuC gene encoding UDP-N-acetylglucosamine 2-epimerase yields the protein MRKICVVTGSRAEYGLLLGLMAALKKRRNLRLQVVVTGMHLAPEFGLTYRQIEKDGFLIDEKVEMQLSSDTPVGTSKSIGLGIIGFADAFARLRPDLLVVLGDRYEIFAAAQAAMIAKIPIAHIAGGDVTEGAFDEAIRHSITKMSQLHFVTNSKSWQRVRQLGENPAYIFNVGHIGLDLINTLPRMSRAELERDLGIKLYDKNLLITFHPVTLDAQPSEKQFTELLAALKWLGDDIGLIFTHPNADPEGRRIICQIEDFIVTHPNAVSFPSLGQLRYYSIIGQVDAVVGNSSSGVYEVPSFHKPTVNIGDRQKGRLFAPSVICCPAQRDEIFDAIQKALQLDCTGSENPYGNGGSIEKTVGILGSFPDFKSLIKKQFYEVTQMP from the coding sequence ATGCGAAAAATCTGCGTGGTAACCGGTTCGCGCGCCGAATACGGCTTACTTTTGGGCTTGATGGCAGCGCTTAAAAAAAGACGCAATCTGCGCTTGCAGGTGGTGGTCACCGGCATGCACTTGGCACCGGAATTTGGGCTGACTTATCGACAGATTGAAAAGGATGGCTTTTTGATTGATGAAAAGGTCGAAATGCAGCTTTCCAGCGATACGCCGGTGGGTACCTCAAAATCTATCGGGCTTGGGATTATCGGGTTTGCAGATGCCTTTGCGAGGCTAAGGCCCGATCTTCTCGTGGTTTTAGGCGACCGCTATGAAATATTCGCGGCGGCTCAGGCTGCAATGATCGCAAAAATTCCCATTGCACACATAGCGGGTGGTGACGTGACCGAGGGTGCGTTTGACGAAGCAATTCGGCACAGCATCACCAAGATGTCACAGCTACATTTTGTCACCAATTCAAAGTCTTGGCAAAGGGTTCGGCAGCTTGGAGAAAACCCGGCGTATATTTTTAATGTGGGGCATATCGGGTTAGACCTGATCAACACACTACCGCGGATGAGCCGTGCTGAGCTGGAGCGGGACTTAGGCATCAAGCTTTATGATAAAAACCTGTTGATTACGTTTCATCCGGTTACGCTGGACGCGCAGCCCTCAGAAAAGCAATTTACCGAGCTATTGGCGGCGCTCAAGTGGCTTGGTGACGATATCGGCCTGATTTTCACCCATCCCAACGCCGACCCCGAAGGGCGCCGAATCATATGCCAAATTGAAGATTTTATTGTCACCCACCCCAACGCGGTTTCGTTTCCGTCCCTGGGGCAGCTACGTTATTACAGCATCATTGGGCAGGTCGACGCGGTGGTGGGCAACTCCTCAAGCGGTGTGTACGAGGTGCCGTCGTTTCACAAGCCGACGGTCAATATCGGCGACCGCCAGAAAGGTAGGTTGTTTGCACCCTCGGTCATTTGCTGTCCCGCCCAAAGAGATGAAATATTTGATGCGATTCAAAAGGCGCTCCAACTGGATTGTACCGGCAGCGAGAATCCCTATGGCAACGGCGGTAGCATTGAAAAAACAGTGGGGATTCTGGGAAGCTTTCCAGATTTCAAGTCCTTGATAAAAAAGCAGTTTTATGAGGTGACGCAGATGCCATAA
- a CDS encoding NAD-dependent 4,6-dehydratase LegB has product MALTAKKIIITGADGFIGSHLTETLVKQGHSVRAFVYYNAFNTWGWLDYAEAQTKKALEVIPGDIRDSYGVKRAMKGMDVVFHLAALIAIPYSYYYPESYFDTNTKGTLNVLQAARELGTEKIIHTSTSEVYGTAQNIPITETHPLHAQSPYAASKIGADQMALAYYCSFGTPVAIIRPFNTYGPRQSNRAVIPTIITQIAQGARKIKLGALTPTRDFNYITDTVRGFIAVAETPETIGEIVNIGSHFEVSIKDTVHIISSIMGAEIKVESESQRMRPEKSEVERLLADTTKAESLFGWAPAYGGISGFRRGLSETIAWFSDKNNLKRYKAGGYNL; this is encoded by the coding sequence ATGGCATTAACCGCAAAAAAAATTATAATTACCGGCGCGGACGGGTTTATTGGCTCCCATTTGACCGAGACACTCGTCAAACAGGGGCACTCTGTTCGTGCTTTTGTCTATTACAATGCGTTTAATACCTGGGGTTGGCTTGATTATGCCGAAGCACAAACAAAAAAAGCGCTGGAAGTTATCCCCGGCGATATCAGAGATTCTTACGGTGTTAAACGTGCGATGAAGGGCATGGATGTTGTATTTCATCTTGCTGCGCTCATTGCTATACCATATTCATACTATTATCCGGAATCCTATTTTGATACAAACACAAAAGGGACGTTAAACGTTCTGCAGGCGGCCCGTGAGCTGGGAACGGAGAAGATCATACACACTTCCACAAGCGAGGTCTATGGCACGGCACAAAATATCCCAATAACCGAAACCCACCCGCTGCACGCGCAGTCGCCATATGCAGCCTCAAAAATAGGTGCGGATCAAATGGCACTGGCCTATTACTGTTCCTTTGGTACGCCTGTTGCAATTATCAGGCCGTTTAATACCTACGGCCCAAGGCAGTCGAACAGGGCGGTTATACCGACCATCATTACCCAGATTGCGCAGGGTGCGCGAAAAATAAAGCTGGGCGCGCTGACGCCCACCAGGGATTTTAATTACATAACCGACACAGTTCGCGGGTTTATTGCGGTTGCCGAAACGCCGGAGACAATAGGAGAAATTGTCAATATCGGAAGCCATTTTGAGGTGTCGATCAAAGACACAGTTCATATAATTTCGAGCATTATGGGTGCGGAAATTAAGGTTGAAAGTGAATCACAGCGCATGAGACCGGAGAAAAGCGAGGTGGAGCGGTTGCTGGCGGACACAACAAAGGCTGAAAGTCTGTTCGGTTGGGCGCCAGCCTACGGCGGTATATCGGGATTTAGGCGGGGGCTTTCGGAAACCATTGCGTGGTTTAGTGATAAAAACAATCTTAAACGATATAAGGCAGGCGGATATAATCTATGA
- a CDS encoding TRAP transporter small permease: protein MKKIYQTICKAEESICGMLLCIIVALAFLTAIARCIKHPISWTNDISQLFLAWLAFLGADMALREGRVLGVDILTRRLPEKTQAAIRIATNVLLLLTLAAFVKYGFALCFNNISRSYQALGLSYSWATASLPVCSILMVTTITLETMQQFNVLTGRTSAVKERAK from the coding sequence ATGAAGAAAATATATCAGACAATTTGTAAAGCAGAAGAGAGTATCTGCGGTATGCTTCTGTGCATCATCGTCGCGTTAGCATTTCTGACCGCCATTGCCCGTTGCATCAAGCACCCAATCTCGTGGACAAATGATATCTCTCAGCTGTTTCTTGCGTGGCTGGCCTTTCTAGGGGCGGACATGGCCTTGCGCGAAGGGCGGGTGCTGGGGGTGGATATTTTGACACGGCGGCTTCCGGAAAAAACGCAGGCTGCAATTCGTATCGCTACAAACGTGCTGCTGCTGCTAACGCTGGCTGCATTTGTAAAGTATGGGTTTGCTCTTTGTTTTAATAACATCAGTCGCTCTTACCAGGCGCTTGGCCTAAGCTATTCCTGGGCAACGGCAAGTTTGCCGGTGTGTTCCATCCTAATGGTAACAACCATCACGCTGGAAACGATGCAGCAATTCAATGTGTTGACTGGGCGTACATCTGCGGTAAAAGAGAGGGCGAAGTAA
- a CDS encoding FMN-binding protein, with amino-acid sequence MKKRVKIVLGVVILAVIISGAFITSYLVSVKNYKTAVEKITYNNQNALDVSDGFYIGECDVQFIYAKVKVTVKDHGITDIQLLEHRHDRGAAAESILKEIIDKQKIDVDTVVGATNSSKVIIKLSTMPCRANLNRVKKRHYNEKKRPPVVVNYDRRFC; translated from the coding sequence ATGAAAAAACGGGTGAAAATTGTTCTCGGCGTTGTTATTTTGGCTGTTATTATATCCGGCGCATTTATAACAAGCTATTTGGTATCAGTAAAAAATTATAAAACCGCTGTTGAGAAAATCACCTATAACAATCAAAATGCCTTGGATGTTTCGGACGGCTTTTATATAGGGGAATGCGACGTTCAGTTTATTTATGCCAAGGTTAAAGTAACGGTCAAAGATCACGGCATAACCGATATTCAGCTTCTTGAGCACCGTCATGATCGCGGAGCGGCAGCCGAAAGCATTTTGAAAGAAATTATTGATAAACAAAAAATTGATGTCGATACCGTTGTGGGTGCGACGAATTCCAGCAAGGTGATTATAAAGCTGTCGACAATGCCTTGTCGAGCAAACCTCAATAGAGTTAAGAAGCGACATTATAATGAAAAAAAGAGACCTCCTGTTGTAGTGAACTACGACAGGAGGTTTTGCTGA